A stretch of Acidobacteriota bacterium DNA encodes these proteins:
- a CDS encoding PD40 domain-containing protein has translation MKRFWLVLFLLFCFLTFGYIGKHQTSTAQTTTPTDEVALIQLTTPTNAVGVNVRSVSNDGKRFVFDSINDYDGSNIDSNREIFVFDVDTRTVVQLTNTKDILDSEDATRTLIHITNNTPIISGDGTKIVFTSNAALTNVGNDDGNQEVYLIDFPRNATKRSDAKFTRLTDTNINITNEAVNEIFTNYSPTINDDGSVIAFVSTRRTFRALENGTPAFTAAKEGANSDIDPDGSGEIFLYNAATRRYAQVTATRDSETIVNFVVKGFNNFPKLSGDGKKLVFLSGFNFAGTTANKNTDFNGEFFLYNVGAAANTVAQLTDTTGTAIVPQLLSNGIFVVNTAAPMNLLPAFSRPLNRDGSLFVFESAGNFDSSNADKTRELWLLDTVANKFTHLTSQTVSATPTQDELKKLDYNFQPSLNTTGTFITFGSTLNLTPAATSSITADNADASREIFRYDIAKAAFRQITFTDGSTLTFDQRSVVVPSYPDTAGTAITFSYESNLIATNLTLNPEAFRAILYPVTGVNATAPMLTNAASFDSTQVARGSLVAAFGSQLSANVVSATTSPLPLELNNVRVTVRGIAAEILFVSPTQVNFIVPAQVGTSDTAPFTINNNGLQASGTVKLVDVAPGVFTVTGTGTGAATVQCGRVSDDGLSFVTSSPACEAGGDADTAYLVIYGTGWRNGSGLTVTFGDTTLTPVFSGAQGSLAGLDQINVPLVNTLAGMTDSAFTVNFGDVKSNSVTTSFSDKQYASFTLANAASYEGGTAARGSLALAQGEGLANDTADGAAAGFPFELKGVKVTVAGQPARLSYISPTQINFVVPDKVTPAEQVLVAINNSGTLLRARLIVLDAAPGVFTTAGTGEGTAVVKCGMRNADGTLTLSDPPCAVGTEAAPNVIRVYGTGWRFSPLVGLTIGGVDFETMLVYAGPDLTDTGRINGIDIIEARLPQSLIGMADQDVIVKTKVNGAERVSKAGIKTSFQAASAAALLKR, from the coding sequence GTGAAAAGATTTTGGCTCGTTTTGTTTCTATTGTTTTGTTTTCTGACCTTTGGGTACATCGGCAAGCACCAAACCTCAACTGCCCAAACCACTACTCCGACCGATGAAGTCGCGCTCATCCAGTTAACGACGCCGACCAATGCCGTGGGTGTCAACGTTCGCAGCGTCAGCAACGACGGCAAACGCTTTGTCTTCGATTCGATCAACGATTACGACGGCAGCAATATAGATAGCAATCGTGAAATCTTCGTTTTCGATGTGGATACCCGCACCGTCGTGCAATTGACCAATACCAAAGACATCCTGGATTCTGAAGACGCGACCAGGACGCTGATTCACATCACCAACAACACGCCGATTATCAGCGGTGACGGCACCAAAATCGTTTTCACCTCCAACGCCGCGCTGACCAACGTGGGCAATGACGATGGCAATCAGGAAGTTTATCTGATTGATTTCCCGCGTAATGCGACCAAACGTTCCGACGCCAAATTCACGCGGCTGACCGACACGAATATCAATATCACCAACGAAGCCGTCAACGAGATTTTTACCAACTACTCGCCGACGATTAACGACGACGGTTCAGTCATCGCCTTTGTCTCGACGCGCCGCACGTTTCGGGCTTTGGAAAATGGCACACCTGCTTTCACTGCCGCCAAAGAGGGCGCGAATAGTGATATTGATCCCGATGGCAGCGGCGAGATTTTTCTGTACAACGCGGCCACCAGGCGCTATGCGCAAGTCACCGCCACGCGTGATTCCGAAACCATCGTCAATTTCGTGGTCAAGGGCTTCAACAACTTTCCCAAGCTGAGCGGTGACGGGAAAAAGCTGGTCTTCCTTTCGGGGTTTAATTTCGCGGGCACGACGGCCAATAAAAACACCGATTTCAATGGCGAGTTTTTTCTTTACAACGTGGGCGCGGCCGCGAACACAGTGGCGCAACTCACTGACACGACCGGCACCGCCATCGTCCCGCAATTGCTGTCCAATGGTATTTTTGTGGTCAACACGGCGGCGCCGATGAATCTGTTGCCCGCCTTCAGCCGTCCGCTCAACCGGGATGGGTCGCTTTTTGTCTTTGAATCGGCGGGCAATTTCGACAGCAGCAATGCCGATAAGACCCGCGAGCTTTGGCTGCTCGATACAGTTGCCAACAAATTCACGCATCTGACCAGCCAGACGGTTTCGGCCACGCCGACGCAAGATGAATTGAAGAAGCTGGATTACAACTTCCAGCCCAGCTTGAACACGACTGGGACATTCATTACTTTCGGCTCGACGCTCAATTTGACGCCGGCGGCGACCAGCAGCATCACAGCGGATAATGCCGATGCCAGCCGCGAAATCTTTCGTTACGACATTGCCAAAGCCGCCTTTCGCCAGATCACTTTCACAGATGGTTCCACGTTGACCTTCGATCAACGCTCGGTGGTCGTGCCGAGCTATCCCGATACGGCGGGCACGGCCATCACGTTTAGTTACGAATCGAACCTGATTGCGACGAATCTGACGCTGAACCCGGAGGCGTTCCGCGCCATCCTGTATCCCGTGACTGGCGTGAATGCGACGGCTCCGATGTTGACGAATGCGGCTAGTTTTGATTCCACCCAAGTTGCCCGTGGCTCCCTGGTGGCGGCGTTCGGCTCGCAACTTTCGGCGAATGTGGTCAGCGCCACGACCAGCCCGCTGCCGCTGGAACTCAACAATGTGCGCGTCACGGTGCGCGGCATTGCGGCAGAGATTCTGTTCGTTTCGCCGACCCAGGTGAATTTCATCGTGCCTGCGCAAGTTGGCACGAGCGACACCGCGCCTTTCACCATCAACAACAATGGGCTGCAAGCGAGCGGCACTGTCAAGCTGGTGGATGTCGCGCCCGGCGTTTTTACAGTTACAGGGACGGGGACGGGCGCAGCCACGGTTCAATGCGGCAGGGTTTCCGATGATGGTTTGAGCTTTGTCACTTCGAGTCCAGCTTGCGAAGCGGGGGGTGATGCCGACACTGCTTATTTGGTGATTTACGGCACTGGTTGGCGCAACGGCTCCGGCCTCACCGTGACATTTGGCGACACCACGCTGACGCCGGTGTTTAGCGGTGCACAGGGCAGCTTGGCCGGTTTGGATCAGATCAATGTACCGTTAGTGAATACTTTGGCGGGTATGACCGACAGCGCATTTACGGTCAATTTTGGTGATGTTAAAAGCAATTCGGTCACCACTTCATTTTCCGATAAGCAATACGCGAGCTTCACGCTCGCCAATGCGGCCAGTTATGAAGGCGGGACTGCGGCGCGTGGGTCGCTGGCGCTGGCGCAAGGCGAAGGTTTGGCCAATGATACGGCGGATGGTGCGGCGGCAGGTTTCCCGTTCGAGTTGAAAGGCGTGAAGGTGACGGTGGCCGGTCAGCCCGCGCGGCTGAGTTATATCTCGCCCACGCAAATCAATTTCGTCGTGCCGGACAAAGTCACCCCTGCCGAACAGGTCTTGGTGGCGATTAACAACAGCGGCACACTGCTGCGCGCCCGGCTGATTGTCTTGGATGCCGCGCCCGGCGTCTTTACGACTGCTGGCACCGGCGAAGGCACGGCCGTGGTCAAATGTGGTATGCGCAATGCAGATGGCACCCTGACGCTGAGTGATCCGCCCTGTGCGGTGGGCACGGAAGCCGCCCCCAATGTCATTCGTGTTTACGGCACGGGTTGGCGCTTTAGCCCGCTGGTGGGCTTGACCATCGGTGGCGTTGATTTTGAAACGATGCTGGTTTACGCGGGCCCGGATTTAACCGATACGGGCCGGATCAATGGCATAGACATTATCGAAGCCCGGTTGCCCCAAAGCCTAATTGGGATGGCGGATCAGGATGTCATCGTCAAAACGAAAGTGAACGGTGCCGAGCGTGTCAGCAAAGCTGGCATCAAAACTTCTTTCCAGGCGGCAAGTGCGGCAGCCCTGCTGAAGCGCTGA
- a CDS encoding (2Fe-2S) ferredoxin domain-containing protein, whose product MAKFEHHIFICTNQRPPENPRGCCDPTALGALQLAFKKELAARGLKNRVRANRAGCLDQCEHGPTVVIYPEAVWYGGVKSEDVAEIIETHLINHTPVTRLLLREECINTPACEHKAPRDKES is encoded by the coding sequence ATGGCGAAATTCGAGCATCACATTTTCATTTGTACCAATCAGCGTCCGCCTGAAAACCCCCGTGGCTGCTGTGACCCGACGGCCTTGGGCGCCTTGCAGTTGGCGTTCAAAAAAGAGTTGGCGGCACGCGGCCTGAAAAATCGGGTGCGCGCCAATCGCGCGGGCTGCCTGGATCAATGCGAGCATGGCCCAACGGTGGTGATTTATCCGGAGGCCGTCTGGTATGGGGGAGTCAAAAGTGAAGATGTCGCCGAGATCATTGAAACACATCTCATCAATCACACGCCGGTCACGCGTTTGTTGCTGCGCGAAGAATGCATCAACACCCCGGCGTGCGAACATAAAGCGCCCCGTGATAAAGAATCGTAA
- a CDS encoding YvcK family protein: MRYTPTLKVVSIGGGTGLSTLLTGLKPYLVADEIELTAIVTVTDDGKSSGRLRSEFGVLPPGDIRNCLVALADEHHPLTQVFRHRFPGDGALGGHSLGNLILLALNQQSGDFLAAVNQARQLLGIKARVLPSTLNHVDLVARVGNKTTRGQIAIKSQDGTISQLALVPSNAQALPEAIEAIFDADLITFGPGSLYTSVIANLLVKGIAAAVADSKAQKLYICNAMTEFDETDQFTAADHVLQLLTYAPGLQLDYALFNSAPISAEMRERYAAEKAYALEPPPPRLHELPGIELISRPLASETRFVRHDPQRLAQAIFETYRRRPAPPLALASHAALPIQQLSF; encoded by the coding sequence ATGCGCTACACACCCACTCTGAAAGTTGTCTCCATCGGCGGGGGCACGGGTCTTTCGACCCTGCTCACCGGGTTGAAACCGTATCTGGTGGCGGACGAGATCGAACTCACCGCCATCGTCACCGTCACCGACGACGGCAAAAGCTCGGGCCGCTTGCGCAGCGAATTTGGCGTCTTACCGCCCGGCGACATTCGCAATTGTCTGGTCGCACTCGCTGACGAACACCATCCGCTAACCCAGGTTTTCCGGCACCGCTTCCCTGGCGATGGCGCGCTCGGCGGTCATTCGCTCGGCAATCTGATTTTGCTGGCGCTCAATCAACAGAGCGGCGACTTTCTGGCCGCCGTCAACCAAGCCCGCCAACTGCTGGGCATCAAAGCGCGCGTGCTACCCTCGACGCTCAATCACGTAGACCTCGTCGCCCGCGTCGGCAACAAAACGACGCGCGGCCAAATCGCCATCAAGTCGCAGGACGGCACCATTTCGCAATTGGCTCTCGTGCCCTCGAACGCGCAAGCCCTGCCCGAAGCCATCGAAGCGATTTTTGACGCTGACCTGATCACCTTTGGCCCCGGCTCGCTTTACACCAGCGTCATCGCCAATCTGCTGGTCAAAGGTATCGCCGCCGCCGTGGCGGATTCAAAAGCGCAAAAGCTGTACATCTGCAACGCGATGACCGAGTTTGACGAGACCGATCAATTCACCGCCGCCGACCACGTCCTGCAACTGCTGACTTATGCGCCCGGCTTGCAATTGGATTACGCGCTTTTCAATTCCGCGCCGATTTCCGCCGAGATGCGCGAACGTTATGCCGCCGAGAAAGCCTACGCGTTGGAACCACCGCCGCCGCGCCTGCATGAATTACCTGGCATTGAATTGATTTCGCGTCCGCTGGCCTCCGAAACGCGGTTTGTGCGCCACGATCCGCAGCGTTTGGCCCAGGCTATTTTTGAGACTTACCGCCGCCGCCCAGCACCGCCGCTGGCGCTCGCATCCCACGCGGCTCTTCCCATTCAGCAACTTTCGTTTTGA
- the glmU gene encoding bifunctional UDP-N-acetylglucosamine diphosphorylase/glucosamine-1-phosphate N-acetyltransferase GlmU — translation MNTPINVVILAAGLGTRMKSQYAKALHKIGGRTLLGHLLNTSAQLNPDTITVVVGYQADLVEQAARTALDANNAEKLRFAVQAEQRGTGHAVSSAKAAFQNQSGVLVVLYVDAPLVQASTLRRLVETHVNEKNAATLLTTRIDPPPAFGRIVRDDKGNFQKIVEQKDCTPAQRAITEVNPGFYCFDIAALLPALEQLQPNNAQSEYYLTDVPEILLRDGKRVGATLYADYKELAGLNDRVELAEIGQRLRERTLRRLMLDGVTIVDPNSTYIDDTVVIGRDTIIHPQVIIEGAARIGANCEIHSWSHLTNAEIGDLCIVNNACVITDSKLTAQNKVGPFAHLRMHAELDEQAVVGNFVEVKKSRLGKKTKSMHLTYLGDATLGDRVNIGAGTVTCNYDGKNKNPTFIGDDVKIGSDTMLVAPVTVGRGAMSGAGSVITKDVPEDTLVAGVPAQVKKKLKN, via the coding sequence GTGAATACGCCCATCAATGTCGTTATTCTCGCCGCCGGTTTAGGCACGCGGATGAAAAGCCAGTATGCCAAAGCCCTGCACAAAATCGGCGGACGCACGCTGCTTGGTCATCTGCTCAACACGTCCGCCCAACTCAACCCCGACACCATTACTGTCGTCGTCGGTTACCAAGCCGACCTGGTCGAACAAGCCGCCCGCACTGCGCTCGATGCCAACAACGCCGAAAAGCTCCGCTTCGCCGTGCAAGCCGAGCAGCGCGGCACCGGCCACGCCGTCAGCAGCGCCAAAGCGGCCTTTCAAAATCAATCCGGCGTGCTGGTGGTTTTGTATGTGGACGCACCGCTCGTGCAAGCCAGCACCTTGCGCCGACTGGTCGAAACACACGTCAATGAAAAGAACGCCGCTACGTTGCTCACGACTCGCATTGATCCGCCGCCCGCCTTTGGCCGCATCGTGCGTGACGACAAAGGCAACTTTCAGAAAATCGTCGAGCAGAAAGATTGCACGCCCGCACAGCGCGCCATCACCGAGGTCAATCCCGGTTTTTACTGCTTCGACATCGCGGCGTTGCTGCCCGCGCTGGAACAACTGCAACCCAACAACGCGCAGAGCGAGTATTACCTGACCGACGTGCCCGAAATCCTGCTGCGTGATGGCAAGCGCGTCGGTGCGACGCTTTACGCCGATTACAAAGAGCTGGCCGGCTTGAATGACCGCGTCGAACTTGCCGAAATCGGCCAACGCCTGCGCGAACGCACGCTGCGCCGCTTGATGCTCGACGGCGTGACGATTGTTGACCCGAACTCGACCTACATTGATGACACGGTTGTGATCGGGCGCGACACCATCATCCACCCGCAAGTCATCATCGAAGGCGCCGCGCGCATCGGCGCCAACTGCGAAATCCATTCGTGGTCGCATCTGACCAACGCCGAGATCGGCGACCTGTGCATCGTCAACAACGCCTGTGTCATCACGGACAGCAAGCTGACCGCGCAGAACAAAGTCGGCCCCTTCGCGCACTTGCGCATGCACGCCGAACTTGACGAACAAGCCGTCGTCGGCAACTTCGTCGAAGTCAAAAAATCGCGGCTGGGCAAGAAGACCAAATCCATGCACCTGACCTATCTGGGTGACGCCACGCTCGGCGACCGCGTCAACATCGGCGCGGGCACGGTCACTTGCAATTACGACGGCAAGAATAAAAACCCAACGTTCATTGGTGACGATGTCAAAATCGGTTCGGACACCATGCTGGTCGCGCCGGTGACGGTCGGGCGCGGCGCGATGTCGGGCGCGGGGTCGGTGATTACGAAGGATGTGCCGGAAGATACGTTGGTGGCAGGCGTGCCGGCGCAGGTGAAGAAGAAGCTGAAAAACTAA
- the glmS gene encoding glutamine--fructose-6-phosphate transaminase (isomerizing), whose amino-acid sequence MCGIVGYVGSKQVVPVVIEGLRRLEYRGYDSAGIAVVNSKGEMEVRRASGKLRNLETALNQRPIEGDYGLGHTRWATHGRPTEENAHPHRSSSGRICVVHNGIIENYLELKRELQKEDHQFQSETDTEVVAHLIEKHLRRDPALGLEGAFRETLKEIRGIYALVALSADEPHKLVTARLGPPVVVGLGEGEYFVASDIPAILEHTREMFFLGDGEMAVLSRAGVNVTTIAGQAVKPHIQHINWDPIQAEKGGFKHFMLKEIFEQPRAVRDTTQNRVSLDTGHVYLDEINIPAAYFRSFSDVKLVACGTAWHAALVGKYLIEELARVPVEVDYASEFRYRNPILTPSTLMMVISQSGETADTLAALREAKEKACRSIAICNVQGAMMTREADGTIYTHAGPEIGVASTKAFTSQMVAAYLFALYLAQERNTLTTEQLQWHVRHLSELPVKLEKLLNDPHTDYEELSKHFVLSSDFLYLGRGINFPIALEGALKLKEISYIHAEGYAAGEMKHGPNALIDSRLPVVVINTLDPDDEKSKLRYEKTLSNIQEVRARDGIVVAIVTEGDKDTRDMASFTIEVPPSSELLSPVLSTVPMQLLAYHIAVRRGCDVDQPRNLAKSVTVE is encoded by the coding sequence ATGTGCGGAATCGTCGGATATGTCGGATCGAAACAAGTGGTACCGGTGGTGATCGAAGGACTCCGCCGGTTGGAATATCGCGGCTATGACAGCGCCGGCATCGCCGTCGTCAACAGCAAAGGCGAGATGGAAGTGCGGCGCGCTTCGGGCAAGCTGCGCAACCTCGAAACCGCGCTCAATCAAAGACCCATCGAAGGCGATTACGGCCTGGGCCACACGCGCTGGGCTACGCACGGGCGACCCACCGAAGAGAACGCGCACCCGCATCGTTCCAGCAGCGGGCGCATCTGCGTCGTCCACAATGGCATCATCGAGAATTACCTCGAACTCAAACGCGAGTTGCAAAAAGAAGATCATCAATTCCAATCCGAGACCGATACCGAAGTCGTCGCGCACCTGATCGAAAAACATCTGCGCCGCGATCCCGCGCTCGGCCTGGAAGGCGCGTTCCGCGAAACGCTCAAAGAGATACGCGGCATTTATGCGCTCGTAGCTCTCTCGGCAGATGAACCGCACAAACTCGTCACCGCGCGCCTCGGCCCACCCGTTGTCGTAGGCCTGGGCGAAGGCGAATACTTTGTCGCCTCGGACATTCCGGCAATTCTCGAACACACGCGCGAGATGTTCTTTCTCGGCGACGGCGAGATGGCCGTGCTCTCACGCGCAGGCGTCAACGTCACCACCATCGCGGGCCAAGCCGTCAAACCGCATATCCAGCACATCAACTGGGACCCAATCCAGGCAGAAAAAGGCGGCTTCAAACATTTCATGCTCAAGGAAATCTTTGAGCAGCCGCGCGCCGTCCGCGACACCACGCAAAATCGCGTCTCCCTAGACACCGGCCACGTTTATCTGGATGAAATCAACATCCCGGCGGCCTATTTCCGCAGCTTTAGCGACGTGAAACTCGTGGCTTGCGGTACCGCCTGGCACGCCGCATTGGTCGGCAAATACCTGATCGAAGAACTCGCGCGCGTCCCCGTCGAAGTGGATTACGCCTCTGAGTTTCGCTATCGCAATCCCATCCTCACGCCCAGCACGCTGATGATGGTCATTTCGCAATCGGGTGAAACTGCCGACACGCTCGCCGCCCTACGAGAAGCCAAAGAGAAAGCCTGCCGCTCCATCGCCATCTGCAACGTGCAAGGCGCGATGATGACGCGCGAAGCCGACGGCACGATTTACACTCACGCCGGCCCCGAAATCGGCGTCGCCTCAACCAAAGCCTTCACCTCGCAAATGGTCGCGGCCTATCTGTTCGCGCTGTATCTCGCCCAGGAGCGCAACACGCTCACGACCGAGCAGTTGCAATGGCACGTGCGCCACCTCTCCGAACTTCCGGTCAAGCTGGAAAAGCTGCTCAACGATCCGCACACCGATTACGAAGAGCTTTCCAAACACTTCGTCCTGTCCAGCGATTTCCTCTATCTCGGTCGCGGCATCAACTTCCCGATTGCTTTGGAAGGCGCGCTCAAGCTCAAAGAGATTTCGTATATCCACGCCGAAGGTTACGCCGCCGGGGAGATGAAACACGGCCCGAATGCCCTGATTGATTCGCGCCTGCCGGTTGTTGTCATCAACACGCTCGACCCCGATGACGAGAAATCCAAACTGCGCTACGAAAAGACCCTCTCGAACATCCAGGAAGTCCGCGCCCGCGACGGCATCGTCGTCGCCATCGTCACCGAAGGCGACAAAGACACCCGCGACATGGCTTCGTTCACCATCGAAGTCCCTCCATCAAGCGAATTGTTGTCGCCGGTTTTGTCCACGGTGCCGATGCAATTGCTGGCCTATCATATTGCGGTGCGGCGCGGCTGCGATGTGGATCAGCCGAGGAACTTGGCAAAGAGTGTGACGGTGGAGTAA
- a CDS encoding PIN domain-containing protein: MALLLDTGFAVALFHEDDQRHADVLGVVQQIRDQIIFPIPAITETVYLLRRDAGNEVATHFIASLATTALRLENPLPPDYQRAAALMRQYADAKLDFVDALIVALAERLNITRLLTLDQRDFRLVRPRHCAAFELLP; encoded by the coding sequence ATGGCGCTCCTCTTAGACACCGGATTTGCCGTCGCACTTTTCCATGAAGACGACCAGCGTCACGCTGACGTTCTCGGCGTTGTTCAACAAATCCGCGACCAGATTATCTTCCCAATTCCCGCGATCACTGAAACTGTCTACCTATTGCGACGTGATGCGGGAAATGAAGTCGCCACCCATTTCATCGCCAGCCTTGCCACGACTGCCTTGCGTTTGGAAAACCCTTTGCCGCCAGACTATCAGCGTGCCGCCGCCTTGATGCGCCAGTACGCCGACGCCAAGCTCGATTTCGTTGACGCCCTCATCGTCGCTCTCGCCGAACGGCTGAACATCACCCGCTTGCTCACGCTCGATCAACGCGACTTCCGGCTCGTCCGCCCGCGCCATTGTGCGGCCTTTGAGCTTTTGCCGTAG
- a CDS encoding AIPR family protein — protein sequence MNNRLEQYAEDLHQEILAESSDQATPRMREEAFTQFMLELLSEHNEADDAEVCYYEAKSAGRVPAAKLNGWALSGDGATLDLFVTLYFGSGKVEEVGKPDVRRSFQLLRGFLKRAHQGLHTQLEESSDAFQAMQQIYTARETLATVRLFFLTDGVVRSLELEQETIPGLDVRYVVWDLDKLSRLRVGERQVIELDFANRYDGAIPCLQIQDPTGEYQTYLAFMPAPLLARIYGEYGQRLLERNVRAFLQVKGTVNRGLQKTLREEPHRFLAYNNGLCCTAAEVRVEAVTNVQGCLEWVRDFQIVNGGQTTASIYHAIKKEKLNVSQVVVQVKLTVLKDAEKVPEIVPLISRYANSQNKINAADFSANGPFHHLLEQVSRMIWAPAMSGLERGTHWYYERARGCYADDKARQGTLAKRREWEAQNPPRQKFTKTDLAKFENAWMGLPHLVCLGAEKNFVRFAEQMEEEGELVVDENYFKQAVAKAILWRAAEKLFDSLELQGYRANSVAYAIAWLAEQTERKLDLEHVWREQRLSAELSNALKAACAAAHKHICTQAGNPGEASKRELCWNAFRKTALSPSGIWQNGLTSLIIPAGKLAANQEENALITSWERVRQDFIHDPRTVAELESLTGKNWVVIRRDDPIHIYAEKSWIQLRGMRGLGARKIGGLIEILTIARNQ from the coding sequence GTGAACAACAGGCTGGAGCAATATGCGGAAGACCTGCATCAGGAGATTCTGGCGGAAAGCAGCGACCAAGCCACGCCCAGAATGCGGGAAGAGGCGTTTACGCAATTCATGCTGGAGTTGCTATCAGAGCACAACGAAGCGGACGACGCAGAGGTTTGCTATTACGAGGCGAAGAGTGCTGGGCGAGTGCCTGCTGCAAAACTGAATGGTTGGGCGTTGTCTGGAGATGGGGCTACGCTTGACCTTTTTGTTACCCTTTATTTCGGTTCGGGGAAAGTGGAAGAAGTTGGGAAGCCCGATGTCCGCCGTAGTTTTCAGTTGTTGCGTGGCTTCTTAAAACGTGCCCATCAAGGGCTTCATACTCAGCTAGAAGAATCAAGCGATGCCTTTCAGGCAATGCAGCAGATATACACAGCACGCGAAACCCTGGCGACTGTCAGGTTGTTTTTCCTTACGGATGGTGTTGTGCGGTCGCTGGAGCTTGAGCAGGAGACGATACCTGGACTGGATGTGCGCTATGTGGTTTGGGATTTGGACAAGTTGAGCCGTTTGCGTGTGGGCGAACGGCAGGTGATTGAACTGGACTTTGCCAATCGTTATGACGGCGCGATCCCCTGTCTGCAAATCCAGGACCCCACCGGGGAGTATCAAACCTACTTGGCCTTTATGCCTGCTCCACTGTTGGCGCGTATCTATGGCGAATACGGCCAGCGGTTGCTGGAACGAAACGTGCGCGCATTTCTACAGGTCAAGGGTACCGTCAATCGTGGATTGCAAAAAACGCTTAGAGAAGAGCCGCACCGATTTCTGGCCTATAACAATGGGCTTTGTTGTACCGCTGCTGAAGTACGCGTCGAAGCCGTGACCAATGTGCAGGGCTGCCTGGAATGGGTCAGGGATTTTCAAATTGTAAACGGCGGTCAGACCACGGCCTCCATTTACCATGCAATAAAGAAGGAAAAGCTGAATGTGAGCCAAGTGGTTGTGCAGGTAAAACTGACTGTGCTCAAGGATGCAGAGAAAGTGCCTGAGATCGTGCCGCTCATTTCGCGCTACGCCAACAGCCAGAACAAGATCAACGCGGCTGACTTTTCTGCGAATGGCCCGTTTCATCATTTGTTGGAACAGGTTTCCCGCATGATCTGGGCACCCGCTATGAGCGGTCTGGAACGTGGCACGCATTGGTATTATGAACGTGCCCGGGGCTGCTATGCGGATGACAAAGCCCGCCAGGGAACACTCGCCAAACGCCGCGAATGGGAAGCCCAAAACCCGCCGCGCCAGAAGTTCACCAAAACAGACTTGGCTAAATTCGAGAACGCCTGGATGGGATTGCCGCACTTGGTCTGCCTGGGTGCGGAGAAGAATTTCGTCAGGTTTGCGGAACAGATGGAGGAAGAGGGCGAACTGGTCGTGGATGAGAACTATTTCAAACAGGCAGTTGCCAAGGCCATCCTCTGGCGCGCAGCAGAGAAGCTTTTCGATTCGCTTGAATTACAAGGGTATCGTGCCAACAGTGTCGCTTATGCCATCGCTTGGCTGGCGGAGCAGACTGAGCGAAAACTTGATCTGGAACATGTTTGGCGGGAACAACGATTATCAGCAGAGTTGTCAAATGCGCTTAAAGCAGCTTGCGCGGCTGCGCACAAACACATTTGTACCCAGGCAGGCAATCCGGGCGAGGCTTCCAAACGTGAGCTTTGCTGGAATGCATTTCGTAAGACTGCCCTTTCACCCTCTGGTATTTGGCAAAATGGGCTGACAAGTTTGATCATTCCGGCTGGCAAGCTGGCCGCAAATCAGGAAGAAAATGCATTGATCACCAGTTGGGAGCGGGTACGGCAGGACTTCATCCACGACCCTCGGACTGTTGCCGAACTTGAATCTCTGACTGGCAAAAACTGGGTGGTAATTCGGCGAGATGATCCAATACATATTTATGCGGAAAAGAGCTGGATACAGTTGCGAGGTATGCGCGGGTTAGGTGCAAGGAAAATTGGCGGCTTAATAGAGATTCTGACGATCGCCAGAAACCAATAA
- a CDS encoding PD-(D/E)XK motif protein → MDEAGISALFLLVIALDLREGSGETPLDLVASLRARPATDPAERERFEDALLAAGYIDAHASRYADSGYRVRSEKLFQVRGAFPG, encoded by the coding sequence TTGGACGAGGCAGGCATTTCCGCTCTTTTCCTGCTGGTCATCGCGCTTGATTTGCGCGAAGGCAGTGGAGAGACGCCGTTGGATTTGGTGGCTTCATTGCGTGCCAGGCCGGCAACCGACCCGGCTGAGCGGGAGCGATTTGAGGACGCGCTTCTGGCTGCCGGGTATATTGATGCACACGCGTCTCGTTATGCTGATTCAGGCTATCGGGTGCGCTCGGAAAAGTTGTTTCAGGTACGGGGGGCTTTCCCCGGCTGA
- a CDS encoding helix-turn-helix transcriptional regulator, whose protein sequence is MKKRAPVLIALGQNLRNRREALSLTQEALSAKADLDQTYISGIERGVRNPGFINIAKLAKALEISTAELCKGVDE, encoded by the coding sequence ATGAAGAAACGCGCACCTGTTCTCATTGCTTTAGGCCAAAATCTACGTAACCGTCGTGAGGCTCTCAGCCTGACGCAAGAAGCACTCTCCGCCAAAGCAGACCTTGACCAAACTTACATTAGCGGCATTGAGCGTGGGGTGAGGAATCCAGGCTTTATCAACATAGCCAAACTCGCCAAAGCTCTTGAAATCTCAACGGCTGAACTGTGTAAAGGAGTGGATGAATGA